The Nicotiana tomentosiformis chromosome 2, ASM39032v3, whole genome shotgun sequence genome includes the window gttggaagtccatacacatgtgcaccaatctctagtatattatgctggaccggtccgtgttgtagtaaaatagtggctatttttcaatgacggtgaatatacaagaatgtcATAAATGAACATTATCACAAAGaagtcgaggaaaggcttgaagattcgattcataagatccatgaaagctgctggggcattcgttagcccaaaagatattaccaaaaattcaaagtgcccataccgggtcttgaaaactattttcggaatatcctactccctgatctttaattggtgatacccagatcttaaatcaattttggagaagtacttagcactctacaactggtcaaacaagtcatatatccttggcagtggctacttattcttgattgtgaccttgttgagctgccgatagtcgatacacattcttagtgacccatccttcttccttaaaaagagaaccggtgcgccccaaggcgacacacttagccggatgaaacccttctctaacaaatctttcaattgttcctttagttccttcaattctgccagtgCCAGCCTATAggatggaatagatataggctgtgtgcctggcatcacatcaatcccaaaatcaatctccttgtctggtgggatcccaaggagctcatcaggaaagacctccaaAAATCCATTCACAACTGGTTACTAtttggaaatataacaaatttgaacacaaattaggaatgttgtggcggatgctcttagccagaaatccatgggtagtttggctcacttggaagcATATCAAAGGTCATTGGCCAAGGATGTTCACCGGttggctagtttaggagttcgtcttgggagtgggagatgatcaatatggactttgtggtaggactacctcgcactcctcgtaagtttggctcgatttgggtgattatggatcgactcactaaatcagcacacttcttgccggttaaggctactgACACaatggaacaatatgctcagttatatatctaggaaatagtcaggttgcatggcactccagtttctatcatttctgatcggggggcacagttcacggctaatttttggaagaaatttcagtagggtttgggtactcaggtgaatcttagtacatcatttcatccacagaccgacaggCAGGCAGAACGGACCATTCAGATGCttaaggatatgttgcgcgcttgtgttcttgacttcaagggtatctgggatgatcatttgccactcatagaatttgcctataacaatagttaccatgctagcattcagatggcaccgttcaagGCTCTATgtagtaggagatgtagatctcccattgggtggttcgcgattggggaagcagagttgatagggccagacctcatgcatcaggctatagaGAAAGTTAGGATCATTAAGGAATGGTTAAAaattgctcagagtcgtcaaaagtcctattcagatgtgCGTCGCTGGGATTTGGAATTCAAAGAGGATGATTGAGTATTTTTGAAGGAATTGCCGATGAAAGGTATAATACAGTTTGGGAAGAAGGGGACATTGAGTCCCAGGTATGTCGGGCAGTATAGAATCATTCAGCGAATTGGTCAAGTGGCTTACATGCTCGAGCTACCACCAGAGATGTCCTTAGTGcaccagtgtttcatgtatctatgttgaagaaggtagtcgGAGACCCTGGCACTCATTGTTCcgattgagactattgaggttaatgaggaattgacttatgaagagattccagttgccattattgataggcaagtccgaaagctgagaaataaagaaatttcctctgtgaaagtgctatggcgaaaccaacaagttgaagaggccacttgggaggcctAGGAAGAGATGAAGAGGAAGTACCCTCATTTTTTTGAATAACTCTGTATTTATGAAGTTATGTTCAGTGAAATTGTTAAGagtttactttctatgaattatgtttcACTTGTACAATTTATGTTAAGGACGTTTCTTTTGGTAATATAATGTTTATGACGTTGTGGTCGGTATTGCCTCCATGGTTGTGTTACATCATTGCGTTAtggttatgttgttaggattggtttatgTGATTCtgtgataggtggataggcccaattataggagagactctggcaaaatttttgaaaaatttgggagttagtcaaaaatttggaACTGCTAGTGTGGGAAGtagcagctgagtcacattggattctaatggcggattttgaccctcattcgaggacgaatgatcttaagtgggggaggatgtaaggccccataaaatttcacctAGAACTCGGGTTTTCGTGATGCAAAGGTACACTTATGTGTTAGATGATTGTAGAAATTtttcgcggctcgcaagctcgccgcggtacggactttttgggttgaacagtgcataggggagttgaagaaaatttttgcaGGGCAGGGCATTTCTGTGgtccactatgcggccgcagattggcTGTAGAGTGCAATAGAAAAATGGCCAATTTTGGAAGGTCGTTTTGCTGTCCAATATGCTACCGTATAATGTTTTCGTGGGACGCACAATCCATCACAGATCCAGCATAAAGATTTCCGAAGGGGAattttgcggcgcattatgcgaccgcagaactggtctgcggaccgcatgtCTCCCGCAGACCTGACCCGAGCAGCCCAATTCTTGACATCACTTCTGTGGCCCATTTTGCAGACCGCTTATTcattctgcggtccactctgcgaCCGCAAAGCtgtgttcggagggtccattttctggtttttataacccgaccctattttgatatatagaTGTTAAGGTCCATTTGCAAAgagaaaatctgatatttttagagtgaggaAGTGCTCTAGAGTGAGAGGGGAGTTCCTAAGCtattgttcatcaatccttgctcaaaaGTTGGAGAAtccacaaggaaaactcacaaattcttcatccaagaggtaaggttccataccctagtttcaatttcgaatttgtggtagaagatggttaatgaggagtgtgattcttgggtatgagagtgttatttatgcatgcatgtactatcaaagTTTGTGGGAAGGTTATTAAGCTCAAATTGGTAGACTTTGGGTTATGGGATGTAGGAACCCACCATAGGAGGATCTTGAAATCATAATGTCAAACAAGGTATGCTGGCTAAACGTTTCTCTtataattgaatcccacgatggtCCTGTAAGTCCCAagttgtaagtcccgagttgttcattataaatttgactattctgAATAGGCGTTGTGTCGAAAGTTAAATGTTTAAAATGTGTTTCGAATGCTCTTATCTTATAGTGTTATCCTTCGAGAATGTGATCTAAGTATGGGATTGCATTAGTATTTTATGACTTCAaatcgtgtttcaaatgaaagctattatgtcaaattgtgtaagaaatctcaatgtgacTAAGACTTttatttgctcacatgtgtatttaaagtcttgaatagaaatgtcttgttgttgataatccatgatgatgtttgaaagtaaaaGAAGTGAGCATGAGATATGAAATTCGGCCAATGTggcaagaatgatattacatttggggccactagtgccaatgaaatgaagagaAGTGTAAAAGACATTGTAATGAGCTGTAAGTCCTATAGTTAATAAACATTTTTTGGGAGTATTGTTAGTCACctaggaagggtaggttgaaataacctaaccccgaaactatacGTGTTGGTGTAGGAATGGATTgcgattattccccttaattgagatgagattgatgtgatgagattattacccttatttgggatgagatgattgccaGCAGAATGTGatgtcaacccacacgacatTATGGCGAGACGGCTTAGTCGATCGGGTTGAGATCAGATGTCATGCCGCGCACATTGTGATGTTGTGATTCGATGTCTCtgatgagacggcttagccgatcgggtcgagatcggattCCGTGCTAAAAATACGATGGTATATCGGTATTAAAGATCTCCTAACCAAAAATAATGAAAAATtttacttgaaaacttgtcttgttcctaatttgatgttttggtattgtttaaGACTTCCATTGATTCTATGATTGTCCTTTCTTGTATTAtcactcgttctattgagagggtgtttagtcatacatattagtactattccatatgtactaacgtcccttttgccgggggcgctgcatctttaatggatgcaggtggttccacagtaggcgacattgatcagtgatagcggtacaccctcttgccagctgatttggtgagctccactttatctcgaggtcatgtatcttttgtttctcgtgtattatgttttgaggtatagccggaaccttgttgccggcattatcatagtactcttttgtatccgttagaggctccgtagacatagtgtgggttgtattttggtgctggaaaagtcaaactagttatgttgtatttgaatcatatgtttccacttctaaaaGTATGAATGTGTAACGtaatattttggagacttgtaaatgaagtaactaatggtaatgaattggtgttgtaTGCATGATcttctcattgtctaattaacgaaaatatatcttttctttatttatacgtgagtttgggtagaaggaaatctagtaggcttgctcggccgggttatctcggttgagtgccggttgcgctccccgaggtcggggcatgacattaggtgctcttcaaaagactTGTATTTATGTGTAAAATTTAAGATTTCTATTAAATATACTAAAAGGCTTTAGCCTTGGATTTTTTTATGAATTGTTTTACTTAGTTACTTTTGTCGCATgagattatattaaataaattataagtctattatatttattaaaatatttcattacaagtcttttgttttaatattttataatttcttgCTTAGCTTCTTTATAATTTATTAAGTTTTCACTAAAATACTAATCGTTGTCAACTTTAAAAAACTAGCCGTTGCCAACTTTAAAAAAATAACCATTGTTAACTTAAAAAAAGCCATTACCAACTTtagtatataaatatttaaattaataattttttttaaaagaggTCCACGTCTCGTTCCATACCATTAGTTAGGACttatttgtttgcacttaatggagatctgaatcttaatcattcagatctcagacattaagtgcgtttgttttcaaagtctgaatcttaattattcagatcttaatcattaagtgtgtttattttttttacttcacaatcacttaatgggtctgaataggtctgtatcattaagatctataacagagacttaatttcattaagatgctatcatccatattcattattaactgTCGCCACcacctaccattatcaactaccaccacccaccatccccaccactcccaccaccatcattaacgacaaccaacactcatccacctcaactaccacaactaaccacTCCATCACCATTAACAACTATAGCTGGTACTGCCcatcattataaactaccaccacccaccatcattttcctcaatcacaactaccaccaccaccactcgCCATTATTAAAtatcaccaccaccaccaccatcttCAATCATAATAGTTACCACTAGTTACTACCCTAAACTACCACCAACCACCGCTTTTAGTCGGCATTCACAAGCACTACCGTTAGCCATCACCACCGGCAACTACCATATTTTaaaaagttatatattttagtgatgtaatattagattaattagtattttatttgaattttatgtttattaatttttagATAAAcgtaaattttatatattcagatgttaaaaatcaaacagtcttaatcatttagtattcagatcttaatatacATCTTGaaattcagatgtgtattcaaaTTCAAATGACTTAATCTTAATATACATTTTGATATTCAGACATGTATTGAGATTTagacgtcttaatcttaaaaaaaataaataaaaatgagtCCTTAGTGAGACGGGTCATCCCGTTTATCCCAGCCCGAATAAGATCTAGTTCCTTTTATCTCGTTAAGATTTCCTCCGTTCATCCTTGCCCCCAAGGATACTGTAGCAAGTTTCTCCACCAAAGACCAAGCCATTTTTGTGGCGGGAGCCCTAAAAAGCCCAAAGTGTTCATTTTATGTTGCCTGTGTGCCCTATTTTAAGTAATAACGACATCGTATTGGTCTTCGGTGTACAGTCAGTCCAGAGGCTAGATGTTTCTCTTCACTAAGTTCACCGTCGATATATAAATGCAGTGTCTCGTTTCCCTCCTTTCAAAACTCACTATTTTCAACTGATTGAACTCACGACTGTCCTATACATATATATTTAGAGAGAGAAACAAAAAGGGTCTTAGGGTTCGTACGCGTAGCTCGGGATTTCGATATCTAGAGGAGAAGAAGTTAACAAGATGAGTATATGGAACTATGTGGTTACGGCTCACAAGCCAACGAACGCTACACATTCCTGTGTTGGCAATTTCACCGCTCCTCACGAGCTCAATCTTATCATTGCGTACGTATGCCCTAGCTTTCCTATTTTCCTCATTTTTGCCTATTTGCTATAGTTGTTTGTGGATTTTGGCTTGTTTTATTTGTAGAGCACTTTTTTTCTAGTGAATTATACCTACTACTGTGCTCAACTATTGGGGTTTTCCTGGTGGGTCGGCCCATTGTTAATTTGCATTTCCGAGTTCACTATTTTTGGGTTTTACAATCCGTAGTTAGTCGGCTTTGATAATTACACACAGAGTGTTTTCTTTTTTGtattcttttctttgtttattcattTTTTTGTGTGAAAATTGGTTACTAATTTGTTAATTCTTTTTCTCAATTTTGGTTTTTATTAGGAAATGTACTCGAATCGAGATTCATTTACTCACTCCCCAAGGTTTACAGGTGAACACGTTTTCCTTCTTGTTTTGGCTGACATGTCTCTTCTGTTTTTGAAGCAATTACTCATATTTCGGGCATAATTTATCCAATTCTGACGTCTGTTTTAAATTGGAGCTTATCAAGTTAGTAATGGAAGGTTAATTCTAGTGTACTCTTTTGGTTtgggaaaagaaagaagaaagaatgacatCAACAGTTTTTTTTCAGAAAAATGATATAAA containing:
- the LOC138905960 gene encoding uncharacterized protein, whose amino-acid sequence is MLKDMLRACVLDFKGIWDDHLPLIEFAYNNSYHASIQMAPFKALCSRRCRSPIGWFAIGEAELIGPDLMHQAIEKVRIIKEWLKIAQSRQKSYSDVRRWDLEFKEDD